DNA sequence from the Chloroflexota bacterium genome:
AGTTGAGTGGCGTGGAGTGGACGCTCGGTGTGCACTGCCTCAAACTGAAGGCCCGCTGCCAGTAGCCCATCTGCTGTACAGGGCCACTGCCTGCCAACTTTGCCATTTGAGGCCACCGGGTTTACAATGACAAACGTTTTGGGTTGGTTCATCTCCATTGCTTACGCTACGATCCTCGATTCTTTGATGCCAAACTTCCCTGTGCTCTCATCGTTAATTCTAATGATAAAGCAAGGGAATGCGAAACCATCGCCCGATCTACGACTCCACTGCGCTAAACCCAAATGGGAGCGAGCGAACAGGACCCTGTTCGCCCCCCACTCGAATTGAGGACTAGATTACAATCGCCAATCCCACTGCTGCTATTACCCCCATCAACCCGCCGAAGTAGAACGGCGCCTGTGGCCCCAACCAATCCCAAAGTAACCCAGCCAGCGCCGATGCTGGAAGCAATCCGATGCCCACTACTGTTGCATGCAGGCCGATCATTGTTGCTCGTAGTTCCTGTGGCGCGATATCTGTCACTAATGCCTTCTCTACCCCCTCGGTGAAAGCCATATACAACCCGTAGACCGCGAAAAGAAGCCAGACTTGAAGCGGAGCTTTCACCAGTGCGAACCCAAGGTACACTAAGCCGTAGACCACATAACCTGCCACAAGCAAGGTCTTGCGCCCAAGGCGATCTGACAACCGCCCCGCTGGGAGAGAGACCGTCGCAAAAATGATGTTATAAGCCAGATATAGCAGAAGTACTGTCGGCGCATCGAAGCCAACATTCTTTGCTCGCAAAAGGAGAAACTGGTTGGATGAATTGCCCAGGGTAAAAGCGAGGACAACGAGTAAGAACGCTTTGAGTCGTGGGGGCAAGGTGGACCATTGCAGCGAGGGCCTCTCCCCTTTGGAGAGCCCTTCCCGTTTTGTTTCGCGCACTAAAGTGAGGATCAAAATAGCCGCCACGGCCGGGATAACTGCCCATAGAAAGACGGCAGCGAAGTTCCCTTGGTAGCGGGTCAGGAAAAAATAGGCAAGCAAGACCCCCGTGGCGGCCCCCGCCGTATCCAATGTCCGGTGCAATCCGAAGGCTGCCCCCCGGTGATCCGCTGCGGTGCTATCGGCGATAAGTGCATCCCGCGGTGCAGTGCGTACGCCTTTACCGAAGCGGTCTACAATACGTCCTGCCAATACCCAGAGCCACGAGGTTGAGAGGTAAAGCAGAACCTTGCCCACAGTGGAGGAACCGTAGCCCACCATAGTGAGCACCTTACGCTTGCCCAAACGGTCAGAGATGTAGCCGGAAAATACCTTGAGCAGACTAGCCAGACTCTCAGCAATACCCTCGATGATGCCGACGATGCCCGGACTGGCACCGAGCCGCGCGGTGAGGTAGAGCGGAAGAATGGGGTAAACCATCTCGGAACTGACATCGGTGAGAAAACTCACTAGGCCGAGCACAATGACATTGAACACAGAGACCTCCTATTTCTGTCGGATCACTTCGCGAATTCCACGATCCTGGGTCGTGCTTCAGAACTCTACCCCGCCTTAGGGAATAGTGTGGTAGTAGCTGGATGCTTCCTCACCCACCGCTCGCCCCTCACTGGCTCGATACCTTTTTCCAGCGAGCGCAACACAGAACACAGTATACCTGGGCTAGTTTGATAGCCGGGGCCTGCTCGTTTTTCCACCAACTAGATGCCGTACACAGGACACAGCGTTGCGTGTCAGAGGACGTGTATGCGCGAATGAACCCCAAAAGAAATCGCGGGCTATCTTTTCCCGGTCTAGGATAGCGATATTGTAAACCTAACTTCACCCTTGTCAACTATCCCACGCACTGTCTCAGCGGGTTTGGGAGTGATCCGTTCTGGCCTAGATCGCTCCTGATTCCGAAAATGATCCCGCTTGCGCAAGTTTGAGAATTTCGAGTTCGAAAGGGATGGATTGGCATATTTTGAGCTAAATTGGATCTATACAAAGAGCGGAAAATGTGCTAATATTGATATGCCAATAATCCAATTTGGACTAATCTCTTGAGGGAGGGGTTATGCGTATTCCTCTGGATCGCGAGAGTTCTGTTCCTCTTTATCAGCAAATCAGGGATTTCCTGCGCAGGGAGATCCAACGCGGGGATCTGGCTCCGGAAACGCGATTACCTCCCACTCGGGAATTGGCTGCAGCGTTGGGGGTAAATCGTCTTACTGTCTCTAGCGCCTACGCTGAACTGGAGGCCGAAGGA
Encoded proteins:
- a CDS encoding MFS transporter, whose protein sequence is MFNVIVLGLVSFLTDVSSEMVYPILPLYLTARLGASPGIVGIIEGIAESLASLLKVFSGYISDRLGKRKVLTMVGYGSSTVGKVLLYLSTSWLWVLAGRIVDRFGKGVRTAPRDALIADSTAADHRGAAFGLHRTLDTAGAATGVLLAYFFLTRYQGNFAAVFLWAVIPAVAAILILTLVRETKREGLSKGERPSLQWSTLPPRLKAFLLVVLAFTLGNSSNQFLLLRAKNVGFDAPTVLLLYLAYNIIFATVSLPAGRLSDRLGRKTLLVAGYVVYGLVYLGFALVKAPLQVWLLFAVYGLYMAFTEGVEKALVTDIAPQELRATMIGLHATVVGIGLLPASALAGLLWDWLGPQAPFYFGGLMGVIAAVGLAIVI